One Actinopolymorpha sp. NPDC004070 DNA segment encodes these proteins:
- the eccB gene encoding type VII secretion protein EccB, giving the protein MQTRRDQLQAYRYLVRRVLAAMLGNAPEAIEHPMRRVTTSTFAGIMVGALACAGVALYAWLGNSSSTRWKNDAASSVIVEKETGALYLYLPRSALDSGGPTAQQTPQTPQAPGQAWQGDDKNMILVPVRNTTSALLIRGSGMKKVSVSRESLAGIPRGPEIGIAQAPTSVPLASSIRSTPWAMCATAVAGQGGAATGTPRVTVLIGTPAKSVGGRQVGDAALLVRGPDGSHHLVWHGRRLAVGERELASLGYSTSAAVPVSSAWLRALPAGQDLAGPVVPRRGEPVSVGDQSATIGQLFHTPDPDRYYVMTADGFARLSEVQAKILLGTGAGGDGSGGGQAQSTFTEIAFSVVLAHTSPTDDDLQVKDLPPTAPRLAAPSSPDAPLCLWYDNDQAGDRARMHLTTGGTLPAGAGSSGSSGSAGSDPSAPQVLVPPGGGALAALLPAPGVRPTGYYLVTESGVKFPVPDTDTLARLGYADAHPLPVPPTLLNLIPTGPALSQQAAYRSERFAPQPGK; this is encoded by the coding sequence ATGCAGACCCGACGCGACCAGCTCCAGGCGTACCGCTATCTCGTACGCCGGGTGCTCGCGGCCATGCTCGGCAACGCCCCGGAGGCGATCGAGCACCCGATGCGCCGCGTCACCACCTCGACGTTCGCGGGCATCATGGTCGGCGCGCTGGCCTGCGCGGGAGTGGCGTTGTACGCCTGGCTGGGCAACAGCTCCTCCACCCGCTGGAAGAACGACGCGGCCTCCTCGGTGATCGTGGAGAAGGAGACCGGCGCGCTGTACCTCTACCTGCCGCGGTCGGCCCTCGACTCCGGCGGGCCCACTGCGCAACAGACCCCCCAGACACCGCAGGCACCGGGGCAGGCCTGGCAGGGCGACGACAAGAACATGATCCTGGTGCCGGTACGCAACACCACGTCCGCGCTGCTGATCCGGGGCAGCGGGATGAAGAAGGTGTCGGTGAGCAGGGAGTCGCTCGCCGGGATCCCTCGCGGCCCCGAGATCGGGATCGCGCAGGCACCCACGTCGGTACCCCTCGCCTCCAGCATCCGGTCCACTCCGTGGGCGATGTGCGCGACGGCGGTCGCCGGCCAGGGCGGCGCCGCGACCGGAACGCCGAGGGTCACGGTGCTGATCGGTACGCCGGCGAAGTCGGTCGGCGGCCGCCAGGTCGGGGACGCCGCGCTGCTCGTGCGCGGCCCGGACGGCAGTCACCACCTCGTCTGGCACGGGCGGCGGCTCGCCGTCGGCGAACGCGAACTGGCGAGCCTGGGCTACTCCACCTCGGCCGCCGTGCCCGTGAGCTCGGCGTGGCTGCGGGCGTTGCCGGCCGGGCAGGATCTCGCCGGCCCCGTCGTACCCCGTCGCGGTGAGCCGGTCTCCGTCGGCGACCAGTCCGCAACGATCGGCCAGCTCTTCCACACCCCCGACCCCGACCGCTACTACGTGATGACCGCCGACGGCTTCGCCAGGCTGAGCGAGGTACAGGCGAAGATCCTGCTCGGCACCGGCGCGGGCGGTGACGGCAGCGGCGGCGGCCAGGCGCAGAGCACGTTCACCGAGATCGCGTTCAGCGTCGTACTCGCGCACACCTCGCCCACCGACGACGACCTGCAGGTGAAGGACCTCCCGCCGACAGCGCCGCGGCTGGCCGCCCCGTCGAGCCCGGACGCTCCGCTGTGCCTGTGGTACGACAACGACCAGGCCGGCGATCGTGCCCGGATGCACCTCACCACGGGTGGGACCCTCCCGGCCGGCGCGGGGTCGTCGGGGTCCTCGGGGTCCGCTGGATCGGATCCCTCCGCGCCTCAGGTGCTCGTGCCGCCCGGCGGCGGTGCGCTGGCTGCGTTGCTCCCGGCACCGGGCGTACGACCGACCGGCTACTACCTCGTCACCGAGTCCGGAGTGAAGTTCCCGGTGCCCGACACCGACACCCTGGCCCGGCTCGGTTACGCCGACGCGCATCCGCTGCCGGTGCCTCCCACGCTGCTGAACCTCATCCCGACCGGGCCTGCGCTGTCGCAACAGGCCGCCTACCGCTCCGAACGCTTCGCCCCGCAGCCCGGCAAGTAG
- a CDS encoding S8 family serine peptidase gives MRTAGILPALALALATVAPATIAPPAAAAPNPTPTPTASRTPPKSPDPTPTSRTGDEPGGTGAGNAPVDPSRYQNTDCRNQYAGPATSAGEPWAQSRLQLDRLTPFATGRGVTVAVVDTGVDFRNDQLTLARAPHAASFVQDEDTPIPPWRDCAPGGHGTLVAGIIAARELPGAGLRGVAPLADIMSVRVAPGPEQGSAAALADGIRYAADNGADVINVSVVTSTEYDPLGQAVHHALDKGVVVVTAAGNTGGNQGNAEQWPAEFAAEKGYEGLIVVGAVDEQGKVADFSTTSVPVSVVAPGTNLTSTAPKGNYQRGQQGTSFAAPFVSGLAALLVEKYHHRLTPVQVKRLIEDTADHPGLDLPDRSYGYGMVNPYEALTQLLPDAGTTRRPETGPAIAPLPTPAAADSTPRRVALGVGGGAVALTLLVLAGVAVARRGRARGWRPGPNTDADAAR, from the coding sequence GTGCGAACAGCGGGAATCCTACCCGCGCTGGCCCTCGCGCTCGCCACCGTGGCTCCGGCGACGATCGCGCCGCCGGCGGCCGCCGCTCCGAACCCCACGCCGACGCCCACCGCGAGCCGGACGCCGCCGAAGTCTCCCGATCCGACGCCCACGTCGCGGACCGGCGACGAGCCCGGCGGCACCGGTGCGGGAAACGCACCGGTCGACCCGAGCCGCTACCAGAACACCGACTGCCGAAACCAGTACGCCGGTCCCGCGACGAGCGCCGGGGAGCCATGGGCGCAGAGCCGCCTCCAACTGGACCGGCTGACCCCGTTCGCCACCGGGCGCGGCGTCACCGTCGCCGTGGTCGACACCGGCGTGGACTTCCGCAACGACCAGCTCACGCTCGCCCGCGCTCCCCACGCGGCCAGCTTCGTGCAGGACGAGGACACCCCGATCCCGCCGTGGCGCGACTGCGCACCCGGTGGGCACGGCACCCTGGTCGCGGGCATCATCGCCGCCCGGGAGCTTCCGGGCGCCGGGCTGCGAGGTGTGGCGCCGCTCGCCGACATCATGTCCGTACGGGTCGCGCCCGGACCGGAGCAGGGCTCGGCCGCCGCGCTCGCCGACGGCATCCGCTACGCCGCCGACAACGGCGCCGACGTCATCAACGTGTCCGTCGTCACAAGCACCGAGTACGACCCGCTCGGGCAGGCCGTCCACCACGCCCTGGACAAGGGTGTGGTGGTGGTCACCGCCGCGGGCAACACCGGCGGCAACCAGGGCAACGCCGAACAGTGGCCGGCGGAGTTCGCCGCCGAGAAGGGGTACGAGGGCCTCATCGTGGTCGGCGCGGTCGACGAACAGGGCAAGGTCGCCGACTTCAGCACCACCTCGGTCCCGGTGTCCGTCGTCGCGCCCGGCACCAACCTCACCAGCACCGCTCCGAAGGGCAACTACCAGCGAGGCCAGCAGGGCACGAGCTTCGCGGCCCCGTTCGTCTCCGGGCTCGCCGCCCTGCTGGTGGAGAAGTACCACCACCGGTTGACACCGGTCCAGGTCAAGCGGCTGATCGAGGACACCGCCGACCATCCCGGGCTGGACCTTCCGGACCGAAGCTACGGCTACGGGATGGTCAATCCGTACGAGGCGCTGACGCAACTGCTTCCGGATGCGGGCACCACCCGGAGGCCGGAGACCGGCCCTGCGATCGCCCCGCTTCCCACGCCCGCCGCCGCCGACTCCACCCCGCGTAGGGTCGCGCTCGGCGTCGGCGGAGGCGCGGTCGCCCTGACCCTGCTCGTGCTCGCCGGTGTCGCGGTGGCCCGACGAGGGAGGGCCCGCGGCTGGCGCCCCGGCCCGAACACCGACGCGGACGCCGCCCGCTAG
- a CDS encoding ATP-binding protein yields MTVVSVESSTTSTALVLPFEVASARTARRRLAADLRAAGIASDDVHDAVLVLSELVGNALRHARPLATGALRVTWRWRPHKLEVSVTDGGGPTEPRPLELPASALGGRGLAIVDDLSARWGVRRGNRTTTVYAVLDMTPGTDQS; encoded by the coding sequence GTGACTGTGGTTTCCGTCGAGAGTTCGACGACCTCCACTGCCTTGGTGCTGCCGTTCGAGGTCGCCAGCGCCAGGACGGCACGGCGACGGCTGGCGGCCGACCTCCGTGCCGCCGGCATCGCGTCCGACGACGTGCACGACGCGGTCCTCGTTCTCAGCGAACTCGTCGGCAACGCCCTCCGGCACGCTCGACCTCTCGCCACCGGCGCGTTGCGGGTGACGTGGAGGTGGCGTCCCCACAAGCTGGAGGTGAGCGTCACCGACGGCGGTGGGCCGACCGAGCCACGCCCGTTGGAGCTGCCGGCGTCCGCGCTGGGCGGCCGCGGGCTGGCGATCGTCGACGACCTCTCCGCCCGGTGGGGCGTACGCCGCGGCAACCGCACCACCACCGTGTACGCCGTGCTCGACATGACGCCCGGCACCGACCAGAGCTGA
- the eccCa gene encoding type VII secretion protein EccCa, translating into MSTVLYRRPGRRQPPALPKGEVLFEAPPELPEATPGGAMQKMFGILPMLGGGAVMAFMLSSGSTGNNSMRLLMSGTMAVSMVGMYISQLGSGGKNGERKHQIDGSRRDYLRYLGQLRRRVRTAANRQREALEWRYPEPDSLWMLPLSRRLWERRPGDRDFGHVRVAKGVQRFVLQLIAPETKPVEDLEPVAAGALRRFIATYRTVPDVPVAVSLRGFAHVRMDGDPQAVRGLARAMVAHLAAFHAPHEFVVASCLAPDRRADWDWLKWLPHALHPTATDGAGQVRLVTSSLAELERLLAPELANRPLFSADGKPLTGQPHVVVLVDGGHASTDSRFLSSPPQGVTVIDLTGNAVRRFGDGVMRLRVTSDQVFHVAAGADDDLDAGGKESLLGRPDELTVAQAESFARQLAPLRSALVGPTGVVEEQAEVEEVKPQYELELMSLLGIPDAYHLDPDVIWQPRPRHDRLRIPFGLTPDGQPVELDIKESAQGGMGPHGLVIGATGSGKSEVLRTFVLGLAVTHSPDALNLVLVDFKGGATFLGLDSLPHVSAVITNLEDELILVDRMQDALAGEMNRRQELLRQAGNYGSLRDYEDDRAKGKPLEPMPSLWIVVDEFSELLSAKPEFIELFVMIGRLGRSLGVHLLLASQRLEEGKLRGLDTHLSYRVGLRTFSAGESRVVLGVPDAYELPREPGGGYLKVGTEGLVRFKAAYVGGTYEPSGLATGPGRKPPPKPGEKRWVPRITAYTTDYVEPEIVQVPVEPEPEEVPAYAQQDRPEPRVLIDLVVDQLKTMGRAAHQVWLPPLDAPPTLGALLPGPLTVSTDNGLTVDWEGRGMLRAPVALVDKPYYQRRDPMWLDLAGAGGHVGIVGGPQSGKSTLLRSLIASYALTHRPDEVAFYCLDFGGGTLSALLGLPHVGGVATRLDADAIRRTVGELTALLEQRERAFTDAGVDSIATYRRMRRQGRIQPDRFASDVFLVVDGWGTVRADHEAVEAAVTTLAARGLGFGIHVVATANKWSEFRMAIKDLIQTRLELKVGDPYDSEVDRRAAANVPANRPGRGLSPEQLHFLGALPRIDGVEEAEDVADGVQAMVAAVADAWRGPVAPPVRLLPEELALQSLPQAGADPRPGVPIGIDEDELAPVYLNLDEEPHLVVFGSNECGKSNLLEVIARGIVDRHPPNEARLIIIDYRRALLDAVSGDHLIGFAASSDAATSLLKDVGAALRKRLPGPDVTSEQLRNRSWWKGSDLYLIVDDYELVATSSGNPLAPITDLVSQARDIGLHVIIARGFGGAGRAMYDPIVQRIRDMGNPGLIMSGTREEGQLWGGVRGAPLPPGRGTLVSRRLGTRLVQTAYVKGATDQPPS; encoded by the coding sequence GTGAGCACGGTGCTCTACCGTCGCCCCGGTCGCCGGCAGCCGCCGGCGCTGCCCAAGGGCGAGGTGTTGTTCGAGGCGCCGCCGGAGCTGCCCGAGGCCACGCCCGGCGGGGCGATGCAGAAGATGTTCGGCATCCTGCCCATGCTCGGCGGCGGTGCGGTGATGGCGTTCATGCTGTCCAGCGGCTCCACCGGCAACAACTCCATGCGGCTGCTGATGAGCGGCACGATGGCCGTGTCCATGGTGGGGATGTACATCAGCCAGCTCGGCAGCGGCGGCAAGAACGGCGAGCGCAAGCACCAGATCGACGGCAGCCGGCGTGACTACCTCCGTTACCTCGGCCAGCTCCGCCGGCGGGTCCGCACCGCCGCCAACCGGCAGCGCGAGGCGCTGGAGTGGCGTTATCCCGAGCCCGACAGCCTGTGGATGCTGCCGCTGAGCAGGCGGCTGTGGGAACGCCGGCCCGGCGACCGCGACTTCGGGCACGTACGCGTCGCCAAGGGCGTCCAGCGGTTCGTCCTGCAGCTGATCGCGCCCGAGACCAAGCCGGTGGAGGATCTCGAGCCGGTCGCCGCGGGCGCCCTGCGCCGGTTCATCGCCACCTACCGCACCGTTCCCGACGTGCCGGTCGCTGTGTCCCTGCGCGGTTTCGCGCACGTCCGCATGGACGGCGACCCGCAGGCCGTCCGCGGCCTGGCCCGGGCGATGGTCGCGCACCTCGCCGCCTTCCACGCCCCGCACGAGTTCGTCGTCGCGTCCTGCCTGGCCCCCGACAGGCGGGCCGACTGGGACTGGCTCAAGTGGCTGCCGCACGCGTTGCACCCCACCGCCACCGACGGCGCGGGTCAGGTACGGCTGGTCACCTCGTCGCTGGCCGAGCTCGAACGCCTGTTGGCACCTGAGCTCGCCAACCGGCCGCTCTTCTCCGCCGACGGCAAGCCGCTCACCGGCCAGCCGCACGTCGTCGTCCTGGTCGACGGCGGGCACGCCAGCACCGACTCGCGGTTCCTCAGCTCACCTCCGCAGGGCGTGACGGTGATCGACCTCACCGGCAACGCCGTCCGACGGTTCGGTGACGGCGTGATGCGGCTGCGGGTCACCTCCGACCAGGTTTTCCACGTCGCCGCGGGCGCCGACGACGACCTGGACGCGGGCGGCAAAGAGAGCCTGCTCGGCCGGCCCGACGAGCTGACCGTCGCCCAGGCCGAGTCGTTCGCCCGCCAGCTCGCCCCGCTGCGGTCCGCCCTGGTCGGGCCGACCGGCGTGGTCGAGGAGCAGGCGGAGGTCGAGGAGGTGAAGCCGCAGTACGAGCTGGAGCTGATGAGCCTGCTCGGCATCCCCGACGCCTACCATCTCGACCCCGACGTCATCTGGCAGCCGCGGCCACGTCACGACCGGCTGCGCATCCCGTTCGGGCTCACCCCCGACGGTCAGCCGGTGGAGCTGGACATCAAGGAGTCCGCCCAGGGCGGCATGGGCCCGCATGGGCTGGTCATCGGCGCCACCGGTTCGGGCAAGAGCGAGGTGCTGCGCACGTTCGTGCTCGGCCTGGCCGTCACGCACTCCCCCGACGCGCTCAACCTCGTCCTCGTCGACTTCAAGGGCGGCGCGACCTTCCTCGGCCTGGACAGCCTGCCGCACGTTTCCGCGGTCATCACCAACCTCGAGGACGAGCTGATCCTGGTCGACCGGATGCAGGACGCCCTTGCCGGTGAGATGAACCGCCGGCAGGAGCTGCTCCGGCAGGCCGGCAACTACGGCTCGCTGCGCGACTACGAGGACGACCGCGCCAAGGGCAAGCCGCTGGAGCCGATGCCGTCGCTGTGGATCGTGGTCGACGAGTTCAGCGAGCTGCTGTCGGCCAAGCCGGAGTTCATCGAACTGTTCGTGATGATCGGCCGGCTCGGGCGAAGCCTCGGCGTCCACCTGCTGCTGGCGTCCCAGCGGCTGGAGGAGGGCAAGCTGCGCGGGCTGGACACGCACCTGTCCTACCGGGTCGGCCTGCGCACCTTCTCCGCCGGTGAGAGCCGGGTCGTGCTCGGCGTCCCCGACGCCTACGAGCTGCCGCGGGAGCCCGGTGGCGGTTACCTCAAGGTCGGTACGGAAGGCCTGGTCCGTTTCAAGGCCGCCTACGTCGGCGGGACCTACGAGCCGTCGGGGCTGGCCACCGGACCGGGACGCAAGCCGCCGCCGAAGCCGGGCGAGAAGCGCTGGGTGCCGCGGATCACCGCCTACACCACCGACTACGTCGAGCCCGAGATCGTGCAGGTGCCGGTGGAGCCGGAGCCGGAGGAGGTGCCGGCGTACGCCCAGCAGGACCGGCCCGAGCCCCGGGTGCTGATCGACCTGGTGGTCGACCAGCTGAAGACCATGGGCCGGGCCGCACACCAGGTGTGGCTGCCCCCGCTGGACGCGCCGCCGACGCTCGGCGCGCTCCTGCCCGGCCCCCTCACGGTCAGCACCGACAACGGCCTGACGGTCGACTGGGAGGGCCGCGGGATGCTGCGTGCCCCGGTCGCGCTGGTGGACAAGCCCTACTACCAGCGCCGCGACCCGATGTGGCTCGACCTGGCCGGCGCGGGCGGGCACGTCGGCATCGTCGGCGGACCACAGTCCGGCAAGAGCACGCTGCTGCGCAGCCTGATCGCGTCGTACGCCCTCACCCACCGGCCCGACGAGGTGGCCTTCTACTGCCTGGACTTCGGCGGCGGGACGCTGTCGGCGCTGCTCGGGCTGCCGCACGTGGGCGGGGTGGCGACCCGGCTCGACGCGGACGCCATCCGGCGTACCGTCGGCGAGCTGACCGCCCTGCTGGAGCAGCGCGAACGCGCCTTCACCGACGCCGGCGTCGACTCGATCGCCACCTACCGCCGGATGCGGCGGCAGGGCCGCATCCAGCCCGACCGGTTCGCCTCCGACGTGTTCCTCGTCGTCGACGGGTGGGGCACGGTCCGCGCCGACCACGAGGCCGTCGAGGCCGCCGTCACCACGCTGGCCGCCCGCGGGCTCGGGTTCGGCATCCACGTGGTGGCCACCGCGAACAAGTGGTCGGAGTTCCGGATGGCGATCAAGGACCTCATCCAGACCCGGCTGGAGCTGAAGGTCGGTGACCCGTACGACTCCGAGGTCGACCGCAGGGCCGCCGCCAACGTCCCCGCCAACCGGCCGGGGCGCGGGCTCTCACCCGAACAACTGCACTTCCTCGGCGCGCTGCCCCGCATCGACGGGGTGGAGGAAGCCGAGGACGTCGCCGACGGCGTGCAGGCGATGGTCGCCGCGGTCGCGGACGCCTGGCGGGGGCCGGTCGCGCCGCCGGTGCGGCTGCTGCCGGAGGAGCTTGCGCTGCAGAGCCTGCCGCAGGCGGGCGCCGACCCGCGGCCGGGCGTTCCCATCGGCATCGACGAGGACGAGCTGGCACCGGTCTACCTCAACCTCGACGAGGAGCCGCACCTCGTGGTGTTCGGGTCCAACGAGTGCGGCAAGTCCAACCTGCTGGAGGTCATCGCCCGCGGGATCGTCGACCGGCACCCGCCCAACGAGGCGCGGCTGATCATCATCGACTACCGGCGCGCACTGCTGGACGCGGTGAGCGGCGACCACCTGATCGGTTTCGCCGCGTCCTCCGACGCCGCGACGTCGCTGCTCAAGGACGTCGGTGCGGCCCTGCGCAAGCGGCTGCCCGGTCCGGACGTGACGTCGGAACAGCTCCGCAACCGGTCCTGGTGGAAGGGCTCCGACCTCTACCTCATCGTGGACGACTACGAGCTGGTCGCCACCTCCTCGGGCAACCCGCTGGCGCCGATCACCGATCTGGTGAGCCAGGCCCGCGACATCGGCCTGCACGTGATCATCGCCCGCGGGTTCGGCGGCGCCGGCCGGGCGATGTACGACCCGATCGTCCAGCGCATCCGGGACATGGGCAACCCCGGCCTGATCATGTCCGGCACCAGGGAGGAGGGCCAGCTGTGGGGCGGCGTCCGGGGTGCGCCGCTGCCGCCCGGCCGCGGCACGCTGGTGAGCCGCCGCCTCGGCACCCGGCTGGTCCAGACCGCGTACGTCAAGGGCGCCACCGACCAGCCCCCCTCCTGA
- the eccD gene encoding type VII secretion integral membrane protein EccD — translation MDANSGVELCRVTVVAPRTRMDLALPTDTPLADLLPTLLRYAGENPDDPAFLRGGWVLQRLGESAFDPSLHLSGLGVRDGDVLHLRHREGAIPEFAFDDVADAVAVATRERRAAWQPSDARATALSTAGTFFALGALVALTTGPSWLLQSAVALVAALGLVGGGTAMSRAFGQPDAGVLLAAAGVGYAGVGGLLLLGGDHRLGDFGAPQVLVGCALVLVLATVSAFAVAAGWDGFLGVAAVALVGALAAAAVLVLSASAGVVAAATVALALGVMPFLPTICARLAQLPLPQLPTSSEDLRRQSGVLPGPTVLQQAVVADRLVAALIAATTTVCAVGAVWLTRQPGWFGPALVGVTGLALFLRSRHFRGRTHRRWLVCGGVACAALLVWRLATGDGSGAMTVLAVGVPCLLVAAALGAWAVNAPGRRLSPYWARYTDLFEVLVLLTVVPLAFGAMGVYDAIIALLS, via the coding sequence GTGGACGCGAACAGCGGCGTGGAGCTCTGTCGCGTCACCGTCGTCGCCCCGCGCACCCGGATGGATCTCGCCCTGCCGACCGACACCCCGCTGGCCGACCTGTTGCCGACACTGCTGCGGTACGCCGGGGAGAACCCCGACGACCCGGCGTTCCTGCGTGGCGGGTGGGTGCTGCAGCGGCTCGGCGAGTCCGCCTTCGACCCGTCGCTGCACCTGTCCGGTCTCGGCGTACGCGACGGCGACGTGCTCCACCTGCGCCACCGCGAGGGAGCCATCCCGGAGTTCGCGTTCGACGACGTGGCCGACGCGGTCGCGGTGGCCACGCGGGAGCGGCGGGCCGCCTGGCAGCCGTCCGACGCACGGGCGACCGCCCTGTCGACCGCGGGCACGTTCTTCGCGCTGGGGGCGCTGGTGGCGCTGACCACCGGCCCGTCCTGGCTGCTCCAGTCGGCGGTGGCGCTGGTCGCCGCGCTCGGCCTGGTCGGTGGTGGTACGGCGATGTCGCGGGCCTTCGGGCAGCCGGACGCCGGTGTGCTGCTGGCGGCCGCGGGCGTCGGCTACGCGGGCGTCGGCGGGCTGCTCCTCCTCGGCGGCGACCATCGGCTCGGCGACTTCGGCGCTCCGCAGGTGCTGGTCGGGTGCGCCTTGGTGCTCGTGCTGGCGACGGTCTCGGCGTTCGCGGTGGCGGCCGGATGGGACGGCTTCCTCGGCGTCGCGGCCGTCGCCCTGGTCGGCGCCCTCGCCGCGGCGGCGGTGCTGGTCCTGTCCGCCTCGGCCGGGGTGGTCGCCGCCGCGACGGTGGCGCTCGCTCTGGGGGTGATGCCGTTCCTGCCGACGATCTGCGCCCGGCTCGCCCAGCTGCCGCTCCCCCAGCTGCCGACCAGTTCGGAGGACCTCCGCCGGCAGTCCGGCGTCCTGCCCGGACCGACCGTCCTGCAGCAGGCCGTCGTTGCCGACCGGCTGGTGGCCGCGCTGATCGCCGCCACCACCACGGTGTGCGCCGTCGGCGCGGTCTGGCTCACCCGGCAGCCGGGCTGGTTCGGGCCGGCGCTGGTCGGCGTCACCGGGCTGGCGTTGTTCCTGCGCTCCCGGCACTTCCGGGGCCGTACGCACCGGCGGTGGCTGGTGTGTGGCGGGGTGGCCTGCGCCGCGCTGCTGGTCTGGCGGCTGGCGACCGGCGACGGATCGGGGGCCATGACGGTGCTCGCGGTGGGGGTGCCGTGCCTGCTCGTCGCCGCCGCGCTCGGTGCCTGGGCGGTCAACGCGCCGGGGCGGCGGCTGTCGCCGTACTGGGCCCGCTACACCGACCTGTTCGAGGTACTCGTTCTGCTCACGGTGGTGCCGCTGGCGTTCGGCGCGATGGGCGTGTACGACGCGATCATCGCGCTGCTGTCCTGA
- a CDS encoding WXG100 family type VII secretion target → MSDLTRWNSQALLDLQANLRLAYRGVEDETNDLEKSLEAKLQDWDGEAKNAYWEAKAQWEKAIRELNGVLDQLHAAVQNVHDNYTATERSNTTIFQ, encoded by the coding sequence ATGAGTGATTTGACCAGGTGGAACAGCCAGGCGCTGCTCGACCTCCAGGCCAACCTGCGGCTCGCCTACCGCGGCGTCGAAGACGAGACCAACGACCTGGAGAAGAGCCTCGAGGCCAAGCTCCAGGACTGGGACGGCGAGGCGAAGAACGCCTACTGGGAGGCGAAGGCCCAGTGGGAGAAGGCGATCCGGGAGCTCAACGGCGTTCTCGACCAGCTGCACGCGGCAGTTCAGAACGTCCACGACAACTACACCGCGACCGAGCGCAGCAACACCACGATCTTTCAGTAG
- a CDS encoding type VII secretion protein EccE has translation MSAVRAPQPTARTGSSPANDRRRDRRAGRGDRGAGSGSPRRPARLRRSYPGRHLGALPVATLVAWQVALGLLAAGVAVGGVLLVVGGVVFFAVALGTAVWWNGRPLWRWLGVWARFRRRNAQAAPAPPHEPGLAPLREWLPAFELSAVAGRRGERPAGVAHDGTGYVVVLGPRGDDLIASADPVRVPLGALANVGDAEGIRLASAQLLVRTLPAPAPTLGAYAAQLGASYAEISGRSTPAATSWWVALRLEPGRDGTSVTLDGSDVEAVSRALRTTVGWATKVLSSSGLPCRPLDESELREVLDLTLGVDAQHAPGARRERRTAESWRGWSCDGAAHVSGWLRSWPRAGIPSLSRLLAAMAGLPVRAAVASLALTWSPDRTVRTTTFVRVVADDAKLARTAFRQLTKAGARAKIGVVRLDGEQLPGLIATIPMGGGAR, from the coding sequence GTGTCCGCTGTCCGCGCCCCGCAACCAACCGCTCGCACCGGATCGTCCCCGGCGAACGACCGCAGACGCGACCGGCGTGCCGGCCGCGGTGACCGGGGAGCCGGCTCCGGAAGTCCACGGCGACCGGCCCGGCTGCGGCGCTCCTACCCCGGGCGCCACCTGGGCGCCCTCCCCGTCGCCACCCTCGTGGCGTGGCAGGTCGCGCTGGGGCTGCTCGCCGCCGGCGTGGCCGTGGGCGGCGTGCTGCTGGTGGTCGGCGGAGTGGTGTTCTTCGCGGTCGCGCTCGGCACCGCGGTGTGGTGGAACGGCCGGCCGTTGTGGCGCTGGCTGGGCGTGTGGGCGCGTTTTCGCCGGCGCAACGCGCAGGCCGCGCCGGCCCCGCCCCACGAGCCGGGACTCGCGCCGCTGCGGGAGTGGCTGCCGGCGTTCGAGCTGTCCGCAGTTGCCGGCCGGCGCGGCGAACGCCCGGCCGGGGTCGCCCACGACGGCACCGGCTACGTCGTCGTCCTCGGCCCGCGCGGTGACGACCTGATCGCTTCCGCCGACCCCGTTCGGGTCCCGCTGGGCGCGCTGGCCAACGTCGGCGACGCCGAGGGAATCCGGCTCGCGTCCGCCCAGCTGCTCGTCCGCACGTTGCCGGCGCCCGCTCCGACGTTGGGTGCCTACGCCGCCCAGCTCGGCGCGTCGTACGCCGAGATCAGCGGCCGCTCCACCCCGGCGGCGACGTCCTGGTGGGTCGCGCTGCGGCTGGAGCCGGGCCGGGACGGCACGTCGGTGACGCTGGACGGTTCCGACGTGGAGGCGGTGAGCAGGGCACTGCGCACCACCGTCGGCTGGGCCACAAAGGTGCTGTCCTCCTCCGGGCTGCCCTGCCGCCCGCTGGACGAGTCGGAGCTGCGGGAGGTCCTCGACCTCACCCTCGGTGTCGACGCCCAGCACGCGCCCGGCGCCCGCCGCGAGCGCCGTACGGCCGAGTCCTGGCGCGGCTGGAGCTGCGACGGGGCCGCCCACGTCAGTGGCTGGCTGCGGAGCTGGCCCCGGGCGGGGATTCCGTCGCTGTCCCGGTTGCTGGCGGCGATGGCCGGGCTGCCGGTACGAGCCGCCGTGGCCTCGCTCGCCCTCACCTGGTCGCCGGACCGGACCGTGCGTACGACCACGTTCGTCCGGGTGGTCGCCGACGACGCCAAGCTCGCCCGTACGGCGTTCCGGCAGCTCACCAAGGCAGGCGCCCGCGCGAAGATCGGGGTGGTCCGGCTGGACGGCGAGCAGTTGCCGGGCCTGATCGCCACGATCCCGATGGGAGGCGGCGCCCGGTGA
- a CDS encoding WXG100 family type VII secretion target has protein sequence MTGLTEEVGVGGAASQDRAAMAEAAQRVGDSFDVIVGIKGKLQDYSREAAGQWEGNAATTFTRVMGTFDEKFLTVCDALNDLREKMGAARMSYEATEQQQEEGVNKIDQLLNGLT, from the coding sequence GTGACCGGGCTGACGGAGGAGGTAGGTGTGGGAGGAGCAGCGTCGCAAGACAGAGCTGCGATGGCCGAGGCCGCCCAGCGGGTGGGCGACTCGTTCGATGTCATTGTCGGCATCAAGGGCAAGCTGCAGGACTACAGCAGGGAAGCCGCCGGCCAGTGGGAAGGCAACGCCGCCACCACCTTCACCCGGGTGATGGGCACCTTCGACGAGAAGTTCCTGACCGTCTGCGACGCCCTGAACGACCTGCGGGAAAAGATGGGCGCCGCGCGCATGAGCTACGAGGCGACGGAGCAGCAGCAGGAGGAAGGCGTCAACAAGATCGACCAGCTCCTCAACGGCCTGACCTGA